ATTTGCAGAATTATACCAAATCTGCAGTACTGCAGAAAAAACTACCAGAATCTCAAGTAGACCGAGCTCTCCATAATCTGTTTGCTGTTAGAATGAGATTAGGCCTTTTCAATGGAAATCCAGTGCCAAATCCTTTTGGAAATATTGGAATGGACCAAATCTGCTCCCCCGAGCACCAGATTCTAGCACTTGAAGCTGCTCGTAATGGCATTGTCCTTTTAAAGAACGATGCTAAACTCCTTCCACTTCCAAAATCTACCATGTCGCTTGCTGTAATAGGTCCAAATGCCAATTCGCCACAAACACTTATCGGAAACTATGCAGGCCCTCCATGCAAGTCTGTTACTCCTTTGCAAGCTTTGGGGAGCTACATTAAGAACACCGTGTACCACCCCGGTTGTGATACGGTTTCTTGTTCTACTGGTGCAATTGACAAAGCAGTCGACATTGCAAAACGGGCAGATTATGTAGTGTTGATAATGGGATTAGATCAAACTGAAGAAAGAGAGGCACTCGATCGGGTTGATTTGTTTCTTCCCGGGAGGCAACAGGAACTCATTGTCAGCGTTGCGAAAGCTGCAAAGAGACCAGTTGTTTTAGTGCTTCTTTCCGGAGGTCCGATTGATATATCTTTTGCTAAGGATGATCCGAGAATCGGTGGCATTTTTTGGGCTGGTTATCCAGGAGAAGGCGGAGGTAATGCACTCGCGGAAGTAATCTTCGGTGATCACAATCCAGGTAACAATCTGTTGATACCGTCTATTGCCAATAAAATGTTATATGATCAATGATGATTCACTACATACTGTCATGCAGGAGGGAGATTACCCGTAACTTGGTATCCACAAGATTTCACCAAAGTGCCGATGACAGACATGAGGATGAGACCTGAATCGTCATTGGACTATCCCGGACGCACATACAGATTCTATAAAGGAGACACGGTTTTTGAATTCGGTTATGGCCTTAGTTACTCAAAGTATTCGTATTCGTTTACCCGTGTGTCCCAAAACAATCTTTATTTGAACCATTCTTCGAGTTTACATACAAAGGAGACCTCCGAATCTGTACGATACAGGCTAGTTTCAGAAGTAGGTGCTGAAATCTGTGATGAAAGGAAGATCACAGTCCATGTCGGAGTTAAAAATAACGGGGAGTTGGCAGGTAAGCATCCGGTATTGTTGTATGTGAGGCATGGAAACCATGGAAATGGGAGGCCAAAGAAACAATTGATTGGATTTCGAAGTGTGATATTAAGTGGAGGGGAAATGGGTGAAATTCAGTTTGAAGTTAACCCTTGTGAGCATTTAAGTAGGGCTAATGAATATGGTTTAATGGTAATGGAAGAAGGAAGGCATTTCTTGGTTGTAGGAGACGACAAACATCCCATCACCATTATAATTTGACTTGTGTCCGACATGGATATGttcgatttttcttttctttttgatgtTGGTCTACGAATATGGAGGATTTATGCATTAAACACGAATACTtcataagaaaagaaagaaaatgaatagtCGGACTTGAAGCTAAGAAATAAATTTCTACCATGTATATTTCAGGAACAAACTATGTTCATTTTTATTCTACTTTCTAGCCTGTAAAATATGTGATGAAATTCGGGTACACGTCCCACTaagaataaatattatatttagggtataattttaaatttaatctctaattcttcataattttttgttaatttgatttttaatttttaattaaattaaattatcttttaacgaaaatgttaattaaatttgcTTTTTGAGGGTAAAAGCtttcattaacaaaattaaataagaaaagcAAACATACCAATAACGTTCCAACAAGCAATTAAGGGAGATATATATCTCAAGTCATCATGCTCACTCAATACATCCGGTTCTAACTTTCTTAGAGACATTGGAGTTAGTAGTAGCCAAATCCGaaaccaaaataacataaataaaaggaGAATCATCCCAACTACAACAAGATGCTGACGATAAAAGCCACCTTAGAAATATTAACTTTTTTCACAATGTTGGCATAGCAAATTACATGACAGTTTAAACGTGTTTCACGCTGAGatgacattatttattttttacgttaacgtcaacaaataatttataattttttaaaaattcataaaaaaagaaaaagcatgAAATACATGTGATTTGTAATGCAAGTTGtcgtatttaaaaatttaatattttaatcagtatttctattaaaaataacaatttaaaccTTTGTAAGGTTGATGGTCAAATTcaactgttttttattttttatttttttgagttgaggtaagatttaactaaaaaaaagccaaattgataaaatatataaatgttggaatattaacattttcatataaatttactATAACTAAGTTGAGATATATCTCAAATATTAATGTGTGGATCCAAACATTACTTTAATAGCAGTATAAAGATCCAATAATTTCGGTTTATCAATAATGTATAAAGGGAATTGAGATAAGTAAATCTTCAAACCCTTTTTATCTCATCCTAAATTTCAATCTATTTTTATCTGTTTGACGGAATCTTATCGTTTTTTCTTAATGATTGTTCCAACTAATCTTATTGAAATTTTGTTTGTAGATATTATTGTGATCCTTTTGGTATGCAAATTTGTgagaatttgggttttttttggagaatttagattttaaaagggtaaattataaaaatagtcatttttgtttgttttagattacattttagttgtttatgtttgaaatgttacgttttagtcgcttattttatcattttattacgaAATGGTCACTCTACTGTTCAACTCTGTTACCTCTCTAGCCGGTAGTCCTACGTGAcaatccaaatgggttttaaatactAACTTAGATTTCCAGTTGTTGAGATGaatataggtttttaattaaatgaatttaatttggATTGCCACGTGGggcatccaagttggcatttaaaactaaTTTGGATTGTCACATAGACCCACCGTTAGGGAGGTAATAGAGCTTGACGGTAGAGTGACTACCTCGTAACAAAACGGTAacttaagtaactaaaatgtaacatttcaaacataagtgactaaaatgtaatctgaggcaaacaaaagtgactatttttgtagtttacccattttaaatgaatatgaaatttaaattcaacaaatttcagaaaattattaattagaaAAGGGAGGGAATTattcctaaaaatattaaaattaaaaacaaacaaCTTGTTTGACCAAAATTGATTCCTAAGTTAtccaattttattaatttttaaaagaaaaagaaatctcgAATTTTGCATTGTAATTATTAGTTCGAACTTAAATTTTAGCAGctcaaattattatataaattgaattgaagtaTTTCAATCCTTGATTCCAATATTTCAAAagtctaattaaaaattttaatatatttttaattttgattatattaaaaatcttaatttgagtttaaaaataaataattaaaactgaACTCAAAagttatattcattttattaagtaaaaaaatataattaaataaattctaaCCGTTTGTTTTTATcttaaattaaattcaataataaataaagggtaaactataaaaatagtataTAGGACTGTAGCTAGCTAGGGAGGAAACGAATTTTAATGGTAGAGTAactacttcgtaacaaaacgataacgtaagtgactaaaacgtaacatttgaaacataagtgactaaaatgtaatctaaggcaaaaaaaagtgactatttttatagtttacccataaaTTAAAAAATCCCTCCAGTCTCtggtttaactcgaaatttaagaTAAATCCGAACTCCTTATCATCAAATTCCTCCAATTGTAAATTTGCCCCTGTGATTGATGACGTGGCATCCCGTGGGCCCCACACAATTTAATGAAAGCACAAAAGCACAGGATTCTTTCCCTGCTAGTGTTTACACACACGAATCAAACCCACACCGCTAAATCACCAAACCCTCTCTCTTTCTCTAATTCACAACATTAGCCCTATTTCGTTACGCTTCCGATCCCTTATTTGTCTTTCCTATCAAAGGGTTTTATCGTAAATTCATTTTCATTTGAAGgataaaatacaataaataaaaataagaaaaaaagatggTTGGATTTGTTTATGAAAAAATGACGTGGAAATAATTAAACGGTGACGGAGAGAAAACCGGCCGGTAAGGTTGGGCTCCTTATTTCCTATATAAACCCGTTTTCTCCCTTCACAATTCGCACATTTAATGGAAACTAGAGAAAGATCCTCTTATTTTTCCTCTCTAAATTTATAACCTAATTTCTCTCCTTTTTTCAATCCTGGCTCGGTACTTCTGCAGTTCTTGAAgaggtaaaagaaaaaaaaaagaagataattaaaataattaaataaatgggAAATTCTCTCTCAActgaatttcttttgttttttctttctattttgaatttatatgtTGGAACTTGGAGAAATGCTGGAGGAATGAGATTAGATTTTGAATCGAAGGACAGAGGGTTTGACCTTTTGGATTAACGCATTCTTGTTTGACAGTTTTAATCGAAGTGATTTATTTTGATCTGCGAAAGGTTTTAGTTTATGAAATCTGCGGATTTCAAAGAAGGTGAATGACAATGGAGCTAAGTGTTTAGATTTATGCTCGTTTAAAACCCTAGGATTTGATCTGGGGGCTATATTATGTGCTTATGGAGATCAAGCTTAGATTAAGTCTAAATTAGGGATCTTATGATTCTAATTAAGTTCCGATTGGATTGCTTTTCTAAATTTCGAGTTAGTTAGGATTGAGGGTGAAAagttcttcatttttttaattgttcACATTGGATTCAATTAAGTTAATTATTTGCTTTGTTTGAGTATATTGCATTTAATGCTCCTTCAGAAGTAATCTTGTCGCCTTATTGTGATTGTTTGTGTGAACTATTTTAATTGCGTACTGTTTGGTAGATAGATGATAATCTTAGATTTGTTATGCTTTACTTTTGAAACTGTTTATTGATTATTAAAGTTGTGCGTATGTATGTGGAGGTATCAATTTTGGCAGTTAAGCTAGTTGTTatttggttgttgtttcatgattGGAGATAATTAGCAAGTACATTGCTTTGTTTCTTACAGGATGTGCAAACTTTTGTTGCTTAACTGGATTTGGTTAAACTAATAACTTTTTATCATATGTACAGCTTGTTTTCTATGTGGATCTTTTGCTGACTAGTATACCCAGTTAGATTTTGTTGGAATAATCATATAGCTTGTATGCATTTATATATGAAATGGGCTCCCGTGGAAGACCATTATTTGATCTTAATGAACCCCCGGCTGAAGGCGATGAGGAGAGTGATCTTGCTTCCTGCTTCCAGCCACAAAAGGCACTTCCATCTGCTAATGCCCATACTTCCGACTTATCTGTGACATTAACAGGTTCTCAGCAAAGAGTTAATTGTGACGGGTTCTTGCATGTGTCCTCTGACTTAGGTTTTCAAACATTTATTCAGCCTAAAGCTTCTCCTTTAACCAAAGTAGATATTGAACTCGAGAGAGCAGAAGACCAGAATTCCAATTTGGCATCATCTTCTTCAAAGTCAAAATCAAATAATAGCAGGGAGACGAAAGGACATGTAGCAGCTTCCTCTGTTTCAGCTTCTACAAATGCTCAAGCTGCAGAAAGAGAAGAAGGTGAATGGTCTGATGCTGAGGATTCTGCTGATGCATCTGGAAATAATAGTATACATGAAGAGGTTAAAGCTTCACAAAAGCGAGCTATAAATGAAGTGATGGATCATTCTAGTGCTTCAGGCATGATTATTCAAAGTGTTAGTGCCACTGAAAACAATCATTCTCCATTAAAGCCAGACCAGTTTCTAAATGATCAGATGGGCAACAGTAGCCAAAATTCAGAAGGCAGTGGAAAAGGTGATATACCCATTGATGGTCAAGAAGAACCTGGCTTAGTGCCCAAACAAAGAGAAGTTAAAGGTATTGAAGCTAGTCACACACTTAGGTGTGCGAATAATCTAGGAAAGAGGAAGATAGGTCAACAGAAAGAAGCAATGCTGGGAAAGAAACGGAATAGAAAGACAATGTTTCTTAATTTGGAAGATATCAAACAAGCTGGCCCTATAAAAACTTCTACTCCAAGAAAGCAAAACATTCCAATGCCAGTTGTTACTCGCATTGTGAAAGAATATCACATTGGTGAACGAATTGGCGAAAAGCAAGGCCGGCCAATAAATGAGGATCAGAAGCAAGTTGATGTACCATGTAATGAAGGAAGCAATCCTGCAGTAGAGTCATGTGATCCTAAATCTGAATGTAATGGTGATATGAATTCTGGACTACTTGCCAGGCCTAGGAGGTTAAATAGTGGCTCTGATCTTTCTCATTTACCAACCATTCCCAAACAGAGTTCATGGAAGCAACCTATAGATTCAAGGCAACTTAAGAATTCACAGTTTCCTAATAGGAAACCAACTCCAATCAGCCAAAGCGCTATGGACACAAAGATGGTAAACAAGAAACATCTTCCTTCTAAAAAGATAACTGCCACTACTACCTCTTATCATGACACATCTGTTGAACGTTTTATACGTGAGGCGACGAATGAAAAGTTTTGGCACCACCCAGGTAATAATATATGTTTGTGTCTGCATGTGTGCCTTCTTTTTATGGATTTACAGATAGCTGTTGAATGCTTTTAGACTTCCTTAATCTAGATATTCTTGTTCTCTTTTAAAGGTGCTGTTTCCACTGATTTATTTGCAATATCTGTTAACAATAGTTCTCTTGATCTGGTTATTTATGAGAATTTCCATTGTAGAAACAATTAATGTGACATGTCTTTGGAGTTGCTGGTTTCCTCATTTACTCTTACCCCtccttaaaatataattatttgtttaatgGAACTTTTTCGTTAGGCACATGCATGTTGTAGGAGATTACTTGGATGAATATGCTTATTTTTTCTACTATTTGTAAAGCCTTACCTGAGCCCTAATAATTTGTACAATTTCTGGAGCCATTGACATACAATACCGTAAAAGACGGCGTATTTGATTAATGTGAAGTAAAGTATATGATCAAaactatttctttctttcttcccatTATGGTAATTGAGTAAAGTTCCTTTTTCATTTTGCGTTTTTTTGGCTTGGCATCTTTTAGATTGCAGTTGTACTTGACCTCTAATTATATTTGATTTCCATTCATCTCTATCTTGTTTTTTTAATCTTTTGCTTCTTTTGGTGTACTAAATATCTTATGAACTTTTAGCCCTTGTACTTGACAACGAATTTTCACTTAATACATCAGAAAACAGTGAACTCCAGTGTGTTCCCGGGCAGTTTGAATCTGCAGAAGAGTATGTCAGAGTATTTGAGCCGTTGCTTTTTGAGGAATGTCGTGCACAGCTGTACAGTACATGGGAAGAGTTAGCTGAATCAGCTTCAAGAGATACACATGTAATGGTCCGTATCAAAAGCATTGAAAGGCGTGAAAGAGGTAAGAGTGGCTTAAAACACTTACCAGTCAACAACTTTGCAGTCTATTATCTTAGTGATAATGTAATTACTGTAGGTGGGGGGATTAGTAAGTTTGACAATTATGGTTTTGACCtctaatttggttaaatttttggTTCCAAGGTAAAAATGCTGTCATTATTTTTGGGATAGAGAGTAATCTTTCTACTAGTTTATTAATTGGCAGAAATTTTTCTTCTGTTGGTTTAGGATGGTATGATGTGATAGTTCTTCCCACTACTGAGTGCAAGTGGGTATTTAAGGAGGGTGATGTTGCAGTTTTATCTGCTCCGAGGCCGGGTTCTGGTATGATGTTGGAATAAGATTTCTTTTCAGATTTATTTACGAATAATTAAAAAGAAGTAAATATTTTAGTAATGTTTATTTCTTATATCTTGCAGTTAGAAACAAGTGGAGCAACACCTCTTCCATCGAAGAAGATGAGGAGGCCGAGGTTACTGGACGTGTGGCTGGTACTGTTAGGCGCCACAGGCCCCTTGATACTCGTGATCCTCTTGGTGCAATCCTTCACTTCTATGTTGGGGATTCCTATGACTCAAGCAGGTAATTAGAGAAATATCACTTCCTTATTTATATGTGCTTTGTTGCTACAGTTGATTCCTGCAAAAGCTTAGCCAAAATTTCACAAGCATTAATTTTCTCTTTCTCTGTTTTCTAATGTTGAAATAACATATTAATGTTTATAGCAAGGTTGATGATGATCATATTCTACGGAAACTTCAACCCAGGGCTATTTGGTATCTAACTGTTCTTGGATCTCTTGCAACCAGCCAGCGGGAGTATGTGGCATTGCATGCATTCTGTCGTCTTAATGCCCAGGTacatacattattatcatttttaaagatTCCTGTGGCCAGATGCAGCAGGTCTTGTTGCTTGATGCTTTCTTACTATGGTTAACAAAATTTCTCTTGGGCACAGATGCAAACTGCCATCCTTAAACCAAGTGCAGATCACTTTCCAAAATATGAGCAACAAACTCCTGCTATGCCTGAATGCTTCACCCCAAATTTTGTTGATTATTTACATAGGACCTTTAATGGGCCTCAGCTTGCTGCAATCCAGTGGGCAGCTACGCATACAGCCGCTGGGACAAATAGTGGGGTGGCTAAGAAGCAAGAGCCATGGCCTTTTACACTTGTTCAAGGGCCTCCTGGAACAGGTAAGACACATACAGTCTGGGGGATGCTAAATGTCATCCATCTGGTTCAATATCAACACTACTATACTTCTTTGCTCAAGAAATTAGCACCTGAAAGCTATAAGCAAGCTAATGAGAGCAATCCTGACAATGTTGCGATGGGATCAATTGATGAAGTTCTTCAGAACATGGACCAGAATCTTTTCCGCAGCCTTCCAAAACTCTGCCCTAAACCCAGAATGTTAGTTTGTGCTCCTTCTAATGCTGCAACTGATGAGCTTCTTGCGCGTGTTCTTGGTCGAGGATTTATTGATGGTGAGATGAAAATTTACCGTCCTGATGTGGCCCGAGTTGGGGTAGACTCTCAAACACAGGCTGCTCAGGCAGTTTCCGTTGAGCGGAGGTCCGAACAACTTCTGCTCAAGAGTTATGATGAAATTTTACAACATATGCGCACTTTAAAGGCTTGTGAGGCTATGTTATCTCAGCAGATAGCAACTCTTCAAAGGGAACTTTTTGCTGCAGCTGCTGCTATTCAGTCTCAAGGATCTGTTGGTGTTGACCCTGATATTCTTGTTGCTCGGGATCAGAACAGGGATGTATTGTTGCAGAACCTGGCTGCAGTTGTTGAAAACAGAGATAAGGTTCTAGTTGAGATGTCCCGTCTTCTCATTGTAGAATCCAGGTTCCGTGCTGGCAGTAACTTCAACTTAGAGGAAGCCCGTGCTAACCTTGAGGCCAGTTTTGCCAATGAGGCTGAGATTGTTTTCACTACTGTCTCAAGTAGTGGCCGCAAGTTGTTCTCTCGCCTTAGCCATGGTTTTGATATGGTTGTCATTGATGAGGCTGCTCAAGCCAGTGAAGTTGCGGTACTTCCTCCCCTGTCTCTTGGTGCAGCAAGATGTGTACTTGTTGGGGATCCCCAGCAGCTTCCAGCAACAGTCATCAGCAAGGCTGCTGGGACCCTCTTATACAGTAGAAGCCTTTTTGAAAGGTTCCAGCAAGCAGGATGCCCAACTATGTTGTTATCTGTGCAATATAGGATGCACCCTCAAATTAGAGATTTTCCTTCTAGGTACTTTTACCAAGGACGTCTTACTGATAGTGAAAGCGTTTCCAACTTACCTGACGAGGTTTACTACAAGGACCCTTTACTTAAACCTTATATGTTCTATGATGTTACCCATGGCCGGGAGTCTCATAGAGGTGGATCTGTTTCGTACCAGAACGTGCATGAAGCAGTATTTTGTTTGCGCTTATATGAGCATCTACAGAGAACTATAAAATCTTTGGGTGTGCCAAAAATCACAGTGGGTATAATCACACCATACAAGCTGCAATTAAAATGCCTACAACATGAGTTTGAGAGTGTTATAAAATCAGAGGAAGGGAAT
The genomic region above belongs to Gossypium hirsutum isolate 1008001.06 chromosome D05, Gossypium_hirsutum_v2.1, whole genome shotgun sequence and contains:
- the LOC107900898 gene encoding probable beta-D-xylosidase 7; amino-acid sequence: MMLSFVSLLSFTLLFIHGGSTQPPFACDSSNPETKNYLFCQTELPITQRARDLVSRLTLDEKISQLVNSAPAIPRLGIPAYEWWSEALHGVSNVGPGVKFDGTIKAATSFPQVILTAASFDPYQWYRIGQAIGREARAMYNAGEANGMTFWAPNINIFRDPRWGRGQETPGEDPFVVGKYAVSYVRGVQGDTFQGGKLHGHLQASACCKHFTAYDLDNWKGTNRFLFDARVTVQDLADTYQPPFEKCVRDGRASGVMCAYNRVNGVPSCADSSLLFKTLRGEWDFKGYVTSDCDAVAIIHNDQGYAKAPEDAVVDVLKAGMDLNCGSYLQNYTKSAVLQKKLPESQVDRALHNLFAVRMRLGLFNGNPVPNPFGNIGMDQICSPEHQILALEAARNGIVLLKNDAKLLPLPKSTMSLAVIGPNANSPQTLIGNYAGPPCKSVTPLQALGSYIKNTVYHPGCDTVSCSTGAIDKAVDIAKRADYVVLIMGLDQTEEREALDRVDLFLPGRQQELIVSVAKAAKRPVVLVLLSGGPIDISFAKDDPRIGGIFWAGYPGEGGGNALAEVIFGDHNPGGRLPVTWYPQDFTKVPMTDMRMRPESSLDYPGRTYRFYKGDTVFEFGYGLSYSKYSYSFTRVSQNNLYLNHSSSLHTKETSESVRYRLVSEVGAEICDERKITVHVGVKNNGELAGKHPVLLYVRHGNHGNGRPKKQLIGFRSVILSGGEMGEIQFEVNPCEHLSRANEYGLMVMEEGRHFLVVGDDKHPITIII
- the LOC107900906 gene encoding uncharacterized protein isoform X1; translation: MGSRGRPLFDLNEPPAEGDEESDLASCFQPQKALPSANAHTSDLSVTLTGSQQRVNCDGFLHVSSDLGFQTFIQPKASPLTKVDIELERAEDQNSNLASSSSKSKSNNSRETKGHVAASSVSASTNAQAAEREEGEWSDAEDSADASGNNSIHEEVKASQKRAINEVMDHSSASGMIIQSVSATENNHSPLKPDQFLNDQMGNSSQNSEGSGKGDIPIDGQEEPGLVPKQREVKGIEASHTLRCANNLGKRKIGQQKEAMLGKKRNRKTMFLNLEDIKQAGPIKTSTPRKQNIPMPVVTRIVKEYHIGERIGEKQGRPINEDQKQVDVPCNEGSNPAVESCDPKSECNGDMNSGLLARPRRLNSGSDLSHLPTIPKQSSWKQPIDSRQLKNSQFPNRKPTPISQSAMDTKMVNKKHLPSKKITATTTSYHDTSVERFIREATNEKFWHHPENSELQCVPGQFESAEEYVRVFEPLLFEECRAQLYSTWEELAESASRDTHVMVRIKSIERRERGWYDVIVLPTTECKWVFKEGDVAVLSAPRPGSVRNKWSNTSSIEEDEEAEVTGRVAGTVRRHRPLDTRDPLGAILHFYVGDSYDSSSKVDDDHILRKLQPRAIWYLTVLGSLATSQREYVALHAFCRLNAQMQTAILKPSADHFPKYEQQTPAMPECFTPNFVDYLHRTFNGPQLAAIQWAATHTAAGTNSGVAKKQEPWPFTLVQGPPGTGKTHTVWGMLNVIHLVQYQHYYTSLLKKLAPESYKQANESNPDNVAMGSIDEVLQNMDQNLFRSLPKLCPKPRMLVCAPSNAATDELLARVLGRGFIDGEMKIYRPDVARVGVDSQTQAAQAVSVERRSEQLLLKSYDEILQHMRTLKACEAMLSQQIATLQRELFAAAAAIQSQGSVGVDPDILVARDQNRDVLLQNLAAVVENRDKVLVEMSRLLIVESRFRAGSNFNLEEARANLEASFANEAEIVFTTVSSSGRKLFSRLSHGFDMVVIDEAAQASEVAVLPPLSLGAARCVLVGDPQQLPATVISKAAGTLLYSRSLFERFQQAGCPTMLLSVQYRMHPQIRDFPSRYFYQGRLTDSESVSNLPDEVYYKDPLLKPYMFYDVTHGRESHRGGSVSYQNVHEAVFCLRLYEHLQRTIKSLGVPKITVGIITPYKLQLKCLQHEFESVIKSEEGNDLYINTVDAFQGQERDVIIMSCVRASSHGVGFVADIRRMNVALTRARRALLVMGNAKALVQSDDWAALIADAKARNCYVDMDSLPKDFQKDFVSKDFSGPRGLGYPPSQGKASNTRSFRYAGPRHRSGDMHMDSRSGTPLEDAGKSIYRNGNYRPFKPPMEPSLDNFDQAGDKSRDAWQYGTQKRNSAGALWKKDS
- the LOC107900906 gene encoding uncharacterized ATP-dependent helicase C29A10.10c isoform X2, with protein sequence MDHSSASGMIIQSVSATENNHSPLKPDQFLNDQMGNSSQNSEGSGKGDIPIDGQEEPGLVPKQREVKGIEASHTLRCANNLGKRKIGQQKEAMLGKKRNRKTMFLNLEDIKQAGPIKTSTPRKQNIPMPVVTRIVKEYHIGERIGEKQGRPINEDQKQVDVPCNEGSNPAVESCDPKSECNGDMNSGLLARPRRLNSGSDLSHLPTIPKQSSWKQPIDSRQLKNSQFPNRKPTPISQSAMDTKMVNKKHLPSKKITATTTSYHDTSVERFIREATNEKFWHHPENSELQCVPGQFESAEEYVRVFEPLLFEECRAQLYSTWEELAESASRDTHVMVRIKSIERRERGWYDVIVLPTTECKWVFKEGDVAVLSAPRPGSVRNKWSNTSSIEEDEEAEVTGRVAGTVRRHRPLDTRDPLGAILHFYVGDSYDSSSKVDDDHILRKLQPRAIWYLTVLGSLATSQREYVALHAFCRLNAQMQTAILKPSADHFPKYEQQTPAMPECFTPNFVDYLHRTFNGPQLAAIQWAATHTAAGTNSGVAKKQEPWPFTLVQGPPGTGKTHTVWGMLNVIHLVQYQHYYTSLLKKLAPESYKQANESNPDNVAMGSIDEVLQNMDQNLFRSLPKLCPKPRMLVCAPSNAATDELLARVLGRGFIDGEMKIYRPDVARVGVDSQTQAAQAVSVERRSEQLLLKSYDEILQHMRTLKACEAMLSQQIATLQRELFAAAAAIQSQGSVGVDPDILVARDQNRDVLLQNLAAVVENRDKVLVEMSRLLIVESRFRAGSNFNLEEARANLEASFANEAEIVFTTVSSSGRKLFSRLSHGFDMVVIDEAAQASEVAVLPPLSLGAARCVLVGDPQQLPATVISKAAGTLLYSRSLFERFQQAGCPTMLLSVQYRMHPQIRDFPSRYFYQGRLTDSESVSNLPDEVYYKDPLLKPYMFYDVTHGRESHRGGSVSYQNVHEAVFCLRLYEHLQRTIKSLGVPKITVGIITPYKLQLKCLQHEFESVIKSEEGNDLYINTVDAFQGQERDVIIMSCVRASSHGVGFVADIRRMNVALTRARRALLVMGNAKALVQSDDWAALIADAKARNCYVDMDSLPKDFQKDFVSKDFSGPRGLGYPPSQGKASNTRSFRYAGPRHRSGDMHMDSRSGTPLEDAGKSIYRNGNYRPFKPPMEPSLDNFDQAGDKSRDAWQYGTQKRNSAGALWKKDS